In Herbaspirillum sp. WKF16, one genomic interval encodes:
- the atpB gene encoding F0F1 ATP synthase subunit A gives MTVEAAEHAPTASEYIVHHLGHLSTHHQTKIVDFSIINMDTVFWSVFCGVIACFFMFLAARKATSGVPGRFQAFVEMVVEMVEDQSKAIVHGDRSFIAPVALTVFVWVALMNSLDFLPVDLASGILGLFGMGEVHHRIVPTADLNGTLGIALGVLALMLYYSVKIKGAGGFVHELFAAPFGIWMAPFNLLLNIIEFAAKTVSLGMRLFGNMYAGELLFLLIALLGSTATAFGFVGHVIAGSIWAIFHILIVLLQAFIFMMLTLVYLGQAHEAH, from the coding sequence ATGACCGTAGAAGCCGCTGAACACGCGCCCACAGCCTCCGAATACATCGTCCACCACCTCGGACACCTCTCCACGCATCACCAAACCAAGATCGTCGATTTCTCCATCATCAACATGGATACCGTTTTCTGGTCCGTGTTCTGTGGCGTGATCGCATGCTTCTTCATGTTCCTGGCCGCCCGCAAGGCGACCTCGGGCGTGCCGGGCCGCTTCCAGGCCTTCGTCGAGATGGTGGTCGAGATGGTCGAAGACCAATCGAAGGCCATCGTGCACGGCGACCGCAGCTTCATCGCGCCGGTGGCGCTGACCGTGTTCGTCTGGGTCGCCCTGATGAACTCGCTGGACTTCCTGCCGGTCGACCTGGCTTCCGGCATCCTGGGCCTGTTCGGCATGGGTGAAGTGCACCACCGCATCGTCCCGACCGCCGACCTGAACGGCACCCTGGGCATCGCCCTGGGCGTGCTGGCCCTGATGCTGTACTACAGCGTCAAGATCAAGGGCGCAGGCGGCTTCGTCCACGAACTGTTCGCAGCGCCGTTCGGCATCTGGATGGCGCCGTTCAACCTGCTGTTGAACATCATCGAATTCGCCGCCAAGACCGTGTCCCTGGGCATGCGACTGTTCGGCAACATGTATGCAGGCGAACTGTTGTTCCTGCTGATCGCATTGCTGGGATCGACCGCAACCGCATTCGGCTTTGTCGGCCATGTGATCGCTGGTTCTATCTGGGCAATTTTCCACATCCTGATCGTGCTGCTCCAAGCATTCATCTTCATGATGTTGACACTGGTTTACCTGGGCCAGGCGCACGAAGCGCACTAA
- a CDS encoding OmpA family protein: MKTLSIAAIVGVLAISGCADMNQTQRGTATGAGIGAGIGGILGAATGGGGGGRALGGAAIGGAIGAVAGNIWSNRMENQKRAMEQATQGTGVQVTQTADNRLKLEIPSDISFDTGRADIKPDLRPVLDRFAATLAENPATNVTIVGHTDNTGSDAINDPLSTQRAARTRDYLATRGVAAGRFSILGRGSHEPLAPNTSEANRAKNRRVEIFVAEPQQAPQQQPPAGYAPGAYPPPPPPRY, translated from the coding sequence ATGAAGACATTATCGATAGCGGCCATCGTCGGCGTGCTGGCCATCTCCGGTTGCGCCGACATGAACCAGACGCAACGCGGCACGGCGACCGGCGCCGGTATCGGCGCGGGTATCGGCGGCATCCTCGGCGCCGCCACGGGCGGCGGCGGTGGCGGCCGCGCGCTGGGCGGCGCTGCCATCGGCGGCGCGATCGGCGCGGTCGCCGGCAACATCTGGTCCAACCGCATGGAGAACCAGAAACGCGCGATGGAGCAGGCCACCCAGGGCACCGGCGTGCAGGTCACGCAGACCGCCGACAATCGCCTGAAGCTTGAAATTCCCAGCGACATTTCCTTCGACACCGGCCGCGCCGACATCAAGCCCGACCTGCGTCCGGTGCTCGATCGCTTCGCCGCCACGCTGGCGGAGAACCCCGCCACCAATGTGACGATCGTGGGCCATACCGACAACACCGGCAGCGACGCCATCAACGACCCGCTGTCGACGCAGCGCGCCGCCCGCACGCGCGACTACCTTGCCACGCGCGGCGTTGCCGCCGGTCGCTTCTCCATCCTGGGCCGCGGTTCGCACGAGCCGCTGGCGCCCAACACCTCGGAGGCCAACCGCGCCAAGAATCGCCGCGTGGAAATCTTCGTGGCCGAGCCGCAGCAGGCGCCCCAGCAGCAACCGCCTGCCGGTTACGCGCCGGGCGCATATCCGCCGCCCCCGCCGCCGCGTTATTGA
- a CDS encoding gamma-glutamyl-gamma-aminobutyrate hydrolase family protein encodes MSDIQDSEANLPKEPIPAKPGSASVPAAAADAVAPAHSPAQPASPAAPAPQGVQPGPGAEPAAQAAQHQPAAHAPLPPPPHHAGDAPWAQTWQFLAARLRALSDKAGRRVMQRTLKIGVSARIFHPESGAKGLRSKTLQYLEESIAQWVMSRDVLVFMIPTVNTNGLVHPSNIRLRDYAKNLDGLVLQGGADVSPQSYAQAATRPEWSGDRVRDMYELELLHEFIEAGKPVLGICRGCQLINVAFGGTLYQDIATDVPAAISHVNDQYDSNYHTLQFPQGSSLASLVKTENAVVNSIHHQAVRDVGRDLSVEAVSGPDQIVEAIRYRKAPFVMGLQWHPEFHRAGSAELLDCTPILDSFLRAARETRF; translated from the coding sequence ATGTCCGACATCCAAGATTCCGAAGCCAACCTGCCCAAGGAACCCATCCCGGCCAAGCCCGGCAGCGCCAGTGTTCCCGCCGCGGCCGCAGACGCCGTCGCCCCTGCCCATTCTCCAGCCCAGCCCGCATCCCCGGCGGCACCGGCGCCGCAAGGCGTGCAGCCCGGTCCGGGCGCCGAGCCTGCGGCGCAGGCCGCGCAGCACCAGCCGGCTGCGCACGCGCCCCTGCCGCCGCCCCCGCATCACGCGGGCGACGCGCCATGGGCGCAGACCTGGCAGTTCCTGGCCGCGCGCCTGCGCGCGCTGTCCGACAAGGCGGGACGCCGCGTCATGCAGCGCACGCTCAAGATCGGCGTGTCGGCCCGCATCTTCCACCCCGAATCCGGCGCCAAGGGCCTGCGCAGCAAGACGCTGCAGTATCTTGAGGAGTCGATCGCGCAATGGGTGATGTCGCGCGACGTGCTGGTGTTCATGATCCCGACCGTCAACACCAACGGCCTGGTGCACCCCAGCAACATCCGCCTGCGCGACTACGCCAAGAACCTCGACGGCCTGGTGCTCCAGGGCGGCGCCGACGTCTCGCCGCAAAGCTACGCGCAGGCCGCGACCCGCCCCGAGTGGAGCGGCGACCGCGTGCGCGACATGTACGAGCTGGAACTGCTGCATGAATTCATCGAGGCGGGCAAGCCGGTGCTGGGCATCTGCCGCGGCTGCCAGCTGATCAACGTGGCCTTCGGCGGCACCCTGTACCAGGACATCGCCACCGACGTTCCCGCGGCGATCTCGCACGTCAACGACCAGTACGACAGCAACTATCACACGCTGCAGTTCCCGCAGGGGTCGTCGCTGGCGTCGCTGGTGAAGACCGAGAACGCCGTGGTCAACTCCATTCACCACCAGGCGGTGCGCGACGTCGGGCGCGACCTGTCGGTGGAGGCGGTTTCCGGGCCTGACCAGATCGTGGAGGCGATTCGCTACCGCAAGGCGCCGTTCGTCATGGGCCTGCAGTGGCATCCCGAGTTCCACCGCGCCGGCAGCGCCGAATTGCTCGACTGCACGCCCATTCTCGACAGTTTCTTGCGCGCCGCGCGCGAGACGCGTTTCTGA
- the kefC gene encoding glutathione-regulated potassium-efflux system protein KefC, which yields MDEQLLIALVYLLAAVAAVPIAKRLGLGAVLGYLLAGIVIGPWGLGLITEVKHILEFSEFGVVLLLFLIGLELDPKRLWALRRSIFGWGSAQVAAVTAALLVAALLAGVPWRIALIAALGMSLSSTAIALATLGERKLTTTPAGAAGFSILLFQDIAAIPMMAAVPLLGVAASQGSGQGWLHAGQVVLVIALLIFGGRVLMRPVLRIIAKTDMREIFTAFALLLVIATCLLMQSVGMSMALGTFLAGVLLADSEYRHALESDLEPFKGLLLGLFFIAVGMSVDFGVFLAQPWRILGLVAAFLAIKSFMMWLLGRCFGIPRGQQLFFAFLLSQGGEFAFIVFGAAVSAKVLTPEVSSILVVVVALSMLITPLLLLLHDRLLVRWLEGGKRRPEDKIEPQDHPVIIAGFGRFGQIVGRLLMANGIGATVLDHDPDQIDFLRKFGFKVFYGDATRIDLLRTAGADKARVLVIAIDDAQAALGMVDKVKEEFPHLQIAARARNVTHYYDLLDRGVTVLERETFESALQMGRQVLQQLDFGAYRARQAAMKFRAHNLKTLFELYPHYKDQQQMVSMAVQAREELQAMFAGDRAAMEREHTHDHWRGEPAPHDKPPAGQG from the coding sequence ATGGATGAACAACTGCTCATAGCCCTGGTCTACCTGCTCGCCGCGGTCGCCGCCGTGCCTATCGCCAAACGCCTGGGACTGGGCGCGGTGCTGGGCTACCTGCTGGCCGGCATCGTCATCGGCCCGTGGGGACTGGGCCTGATCACCGAGGTCAAGCACATCCTCGAATTCTCGGAGTTCGGCGTCGTGCTGCTGCTGTTCCTGATCGGACTGGAACTCGACCCCAAGCGCCTGTGGGCGCTGCGCCGCTCCATCTTCGGCTGGGGCAGCGCGCAGGTGGCGGCCGTTACCGCGGCCCTGCTGGTGGCCGCGCTGCTGGCGGGCGTACCGTGGCGCATCGCGCTCATCGCCGCGCTCGGCATGTCGCTCTCGTCCACCGCGATCGCGCTGGCCACGCTGGGCGAACGCAAGCTGACCACCACCCCGGCCGGGGCGGCCGGCTTCTCCATCCTGCTGTTCCAGGACATCGCCGCGATCCCGATGATGGCCGCCGTGCCGCTGCTGGGCGTGGCCGCCAGCCAGGGCAGCGGCCAGGGCTGGCTGCACGCCGGCCAGGTGGTGCTGGTGATCGCGCTGCTGATCTTCGGCGGCCGCGTGCTGATGCGCCCCGTCCTGCGCATCATCGCCAAGACCGACATGCGCGAGATCTTCACCGCCTTCGCACTGCTGCTGGTGATCGCCACCTGCCTCTTGATGCAGTCGGTGGGCATGTCGATGGCGCTGGGGACCTTCCTGGCCGGCGTGCTGCTGGCCGACTCCGAATACCGCCACGCGCTGGAAAGCGACCTCGAACCCTTCAAGGGCCTGCTGCTGGGCCTGTTCTTCATCGCCGTGGGCATGTCGGTGGACTTCGGCGTGTTCCTTGCCCAGCCCTGGCGCATCCTCGGCCTGGTGGCCGCCTTCCTGGCCATCAAGTCCTTCATGATGTGGTTGTTGGGACGCTGCTTCGGCATCCCGCGCGGCCAGCAATTGTTCTTCGCCTTCCTGCTCTCGCAGGGCGGGGAATTCGCCTTCATCGTGTTCGGCGCGGCGGTCAGCGCCAAGGTGCTCACGCCTGAGGTTTCTTCGATCCTGGTGGTGGTGGTGGCGCTGTCGATGCTGATCACGCCGCTGCTGTTGCTGCTGCACGATCGCCTGCTGGTGCGCTGGCTGGAAGGCGGCAAGCGCCGCCCGGAAGACAAGATCGAGCCGCAGGACCATCCGGTCATCATCGCCGGCTTCGGCCGCTTCGGCCAGATCGTCGGCCGCCTGCTGATGGCCAACGGCATCGGCGCCACCGTGCTGGACCATGACCCGGACCAGATCGATTTCCTGCGCAAGTTCGGCTTCAAGGTGTTCTACGGCGACGCCACCCGCATCGACCTGCTGCGCACCGCCGGCGCCGACAAGGCCCGCGTGCTGGTGATCGCCATCGACGACGCCCAGGCCGCGCTGGGAATGGTGGACAAGGTGAAGGAGGAGTTTCCGCATCTGCAGATCGCCGCCCGCGCGCGCAACGTCACGCATTACTACGACCTGCTGGACCGCGGCGTCACGGTGCTCGAACGCGAAACCTTCGAAAGCGCGCTGCAGATGGGCCGCCAGGTGCTGCAGCAGCTGGACTTCGGCGCCTACCGCGCGCGCCAGGCGGCGATGAAGTTCCGCGCGCACAACCTCAAGACCCTGTTCGAACTTTACCCGCACTACAAGGACCAGCAGCAGATGGTCTCGATGGCGGTGCAGGCGCGCGAAGAGCTGCAGGCCATGTTCGCCGGCGACCGCGCCGCCATGGAGCGCGAACACACACACGATCACTGGCGCGGCGAACCGGCCCCGCACGACAAGCCGCCGGCCGGCCAGGGTTAA
- a CDS encoding ATP synthase subunit I produces MLRIILLQLVTTVVAALVAGMMGGLPALWSALLGGACCVVPNALFALRLHISARKPGGTNPMTFFFGEFIKIATTFALMGVIVWLYHGVNWLAFVLSFIVVLKSYFILLFRHRP; encoded by the coding sequence ATGCTGCGCATCATCCTTTTGCAGCTCGTAACCACGGTCGTCGCTGCACTGGTGGCAGGCATGATGGGTGGACTTCCGGCGCTATGGTCTGCCTTGTTGGGCGGAGCCTGTTGCGTGGTTCCCAACGCCCTGTTTGCATTGCGACTTCACATCAGCGCGCGTAAGCCAGGTGGTACCAACCCGATGACGTTTTTCTTCGGGGAATTTATCAAGATTGCTACGACCTTCGCGCTCATGGGCGTGATCGTTTGGTTGTACCACGGTGTCAACTGGCTCGCATTTGTGCTGAGCTTCATCGTGGTGCTTAAGAGTTATTTCATTTTACTGTTTAGACACCGACCATGA
- a CDS encoding DUF883 family protein — translation MTQSAALKTVRNDMKTLVKDAQALFAEAAAATGDKADELRAKGLTLLEAAAEAAQGAQAAAIEKGKEVAAKTDDYVHENPWRAVAISAGLGLLVGLVIGRSK, via the coding sequence ATGACCCAATCCGCCGCTCTCAAGACCGTCAGGAACGACATGAAGACGCTCGTCAAGGACGCCCAGGCGCTGTTCGCCGAGGCCGCCGCCGCTACCGGCGACAAGGCCGACGAGCTGCGCGCCAAGGGCCTGACCCTGCTGGAAGCCGCCGCCGAAGCCGCCCAGGGCGCCCAGGCCGCCGCCATTGAAAAGGGCAAGGAAGTCGCCGCCAAGACCGATGACTACGTGCACGAAAATCCGTGGCGCGCCGTGGCCATCTCTGCAGGCCTGGGCCTGCTGGTGGGCCTGGTCATCGGCCGCAGCAAGTAA
- the atpE gene encoding F0F1 ATP synthase subunit C — translation MTDVSFVALACGLIIGLGAIGACIGIAIMGGKYLEASARQPELMNTLQTKMFLLAGLIDAAFLIGVGIAMLFAFANPFIAK, via the coding sequence ATGACTGATGTCTCTTTCGTTGCTTTGGCTTGCGGTTTGATCATTGGCCTGGGTGCTATCGGCGCTTGTATCGGTATCGCGATCATGGGCGGTAAGTACCTCGAAGCATCCGCACGTCAGCCTGAACTGATGAACACCCTGCAAACCAAGATGTTCCTGCTGGCCGGCCTGATCGACGCTGCATTCCTGATCGGCGTTGGTATCGCCATGCTGTTCGCATTCGCAAATCCGTTCATCGCCAAGTAA
- the fliD gene encoding flagellar filament capping protein FliD — protein sequence MATSTGTISTSAGPLDVATLVNQLIAVESKSRLTPLANKANSFNALISAYGSLKNALTSYQNALKGLNVASFSSQKPTVSNAGTGTKLTTDPFTADVNTDETTKALAQKLKSAGYPKGSIFKAGDSIAIKVGADQPKFITLKADATLSGVRDAINAGNAGVTASIVTDGSGDHLVLESTKGGTANTVKITANGSLAGLNYDASSSTPGTVTQIQAPRDATKAASGKYSIAVSQLAQSHKVTSAGIAPGTTFENGILAIKTGNGSTAIIQPKSNTLAGVRDAINASDAGVTASIVSDGTNNHLVITAKDSGSANSLRISGTGNYAMFGFDPSGQVMTPPVAPGEVFATGNVSLQVGAKTISLTPAGTALSDVMQAINGANAGVTATIATENGKERLVLKPAGTEPVALTGSGDYTPLTASGMGQLTKAQDAKLTIDGVAVTSASNKVSDAISGVTLNLSKVTTADDNFSLSISNDTAGVTTAATTFVSAYNTLAKAIASLTKQTPSTTKGESNSNSPLGSESAVKNVMTQLRGALMSSMGDTGGASSLSRVGISFQKDGTLALDAAKLSEATSKNFDGVAKLFGGADGVVPKLQTLLGNMLGDSGIVASKTKGLQDSLKANTALQTAANSRLQTLKDSYTNQFNRLNVTLATMQSRQSYLTQQLSRLSGSK from the coding sequence GTGGCCACTTCTACCGGCACCATTTCGACCTCCGCAGGCCCGTTGGATGTTGCAACCCTGGTCAACCAGTTGATCGCGGTTGAAAGCAAGTCGCGCCTGACGCCGCTGGCCAACAAGGCCAACAGCTTCAACGCCCTGATCTCCGCCTACGGCAGCCTCAAGAACGCCCTGACCAGCTACCAGAACGCGCTCAAGGGCCTGAACGTGGCCAGCTTCAGCTCGCAAAAGCCGACCGTCAGCAATGCCGGCACCGGCACCAAGCTCACCACCGATCCGTTTACCGCCGACGTCAACACCGACGAGACCACCAAGGCATTGGCGCAAAAGCTGAAGTCCGCGGGCTACCCCAAGGGCAGCATCTTCAAGGCCGGCGACTCGATCGCCATCAAGGTCGGCGCCGACCAGCCCAAGTTCATTACCTTGAAAGCCGATGCCACGCTGTCCGGCGTGCGCGACGCCATCAATGCCGGCAACGCGGGCGTGACCGCCTCCATCGTCACCGACGGCAGCGGCGATCACCTTGTGCTGGAATCGACCAAGGGCGGCACGGCCAATACCGTCAAGATCACCGCCAACGGCAGCCTGGCCGGCCTCAACTACGATGCCTCCTCCAGCACGCCGGGCACGGTCACCCAGATCCAGGCGCCGCGCGATGCGACCAAGGCCGCTTCCGGCAAATACTCCATCGCGGTGTCGCAGCTGGCACAGTCGCACAAGGTGACATCGGCCGGCATCGCGCCGGGCACGACGTTTGAAAACGGCATTCTCGCGATCAAGACCGGCAACGGATCGACCGCCATCATCCAGCCCAAGAGCAACACGCTGGCCGGCGTGCGCGATGCGATCAACGCCAGCGACGCCGGCGTGACGGCATCGATCGTCAGCGACGGCACCAACAATCACCTGGTCATCACCGCCAAGGACAGCGGTTCGGCCAACAGCCTGCGCATCAGCGGCACCGGCAACTATGCGATGTTCGGCTTCGATCCCAGCGGACAGGTCATGACGCCGCCCGTGGCCCCCGGCGAGGTCTTCGCCACGGGCAACGTCAGCCTGCAGGTGGGCGCCAAGACCATCAGCCTCACCCCTGCCGGCACCGCGCTGAGCGACGTGATGCAGGCGATCAACGGCGCCAACGCCGGCGTGACGGCCACCATCGCCACCGAGAACGGCAAGGAGCGCCTGGTGCTGAAGCCGGCCGGCACCGAGCCGGTGGCCCTGACCGGCTCCGGCGACTACACGCCGCTGACGGCCAGCGGCATGGGCCAGCTGACCAAGGCGCAGGACGCCAAGCTCACCATCGACGGCGTGGCCGTCACCAGCGCCAGCAACAAGGTCAGCGACGCCATCTCGGGCGTCACGCTCAACCTGAGCAAGGTCACCACCGCCGATGACAATTTCTCGCTGTCGATCAGCAACGACACCGCCGGCGTCACCACCGCCGCCACCACTTTCGTCTCGGCCTACAACACCCTGGCCAAGGCGATCGCTTCGCTGACCAAGCAGACGCCCTCGACCACCAAGGGCGAATCCAACAGCAACTCGCCGCTGGGATCGGAGTCGGCGGTGAAGAACGTCATGACGCAGTTGCGCGGCGCGCTGATGAGTTCGATGGGCGACACCGGCGGCGCAAGCTCGTTGTCGCGCGTGGGCATTTCGTTCCAGAAAGACGGCACGCTGGCGTTGGACGCCGCGAAGCTGAGCGAAGCCACCAGCAAGAACTTCGACGGCGTCGCCAAGCTGTTCGGCGGCGCCGATGGCGTGGTGCCCAAACTGCAGACGCTGCTGGGCAACATGCTCGGCGACAGTGGCATCGTGGCCAGCAAGACCAAGGGGCTGCAAGATAGCCTCAAGGCCAACACCGCCCTGCAGACCGCGGCCAACTCGCGGCTGCAGACGCTCAAGGACAGCTACACCAACCAATTCAACCGGCTCAACGTCACGCTGGCGACGATGCAATCGCGCCAGAGCTATCTCACGCAGCAGCTCTCCAGGCTGAGCGGCAGCAAGTAA
- a CDS encoding phage holin family protein — MATPHKEGQPAQPPNPGLTAGLLGLAKNLLGLIISRIELASLEMSEIGVNLIRFAVIFVLAAVALWFALAFWSVLIVMLAWDAWGWKILALLGFIFSLATVGLVFYARSVLTQGKLSLPTTMAELRKDRDALL; from the coding sequence ATGGCGACCCCGCACAAGGAGGGACAGCCGGCCCAGCCTCCCAATCCGGGGCTCACTGCCGGACTGTTGGGGCTGGCCAAGAACCTGCTCGGCCTCATCATCAGCCGTATCGAACTGGCGTCGCTGGAGATGTCGGAGATAGGCGTCAACCTGATCCGCTTCGCCGTCATCTTCGTGTTGGCCGCGGTCGCGCTTTGGTTCGCCCTCGCGTTCTGGTCGGTGCTGATCGTGATGCTGGCCTGGGATGCCTGGGGTTGGAAGATCCTGGCGTTGCTGGGGTTCATCTTCAGCTTGGCCACGGTCGGCCTGGTGTTCTACGCGCGTTCGGTGCTCACGCAGGGCAAGCTGTCGTTGCCCACCACCATGGCCGAGCTGCGCAAGGACCGCGACGCCTTGCTATGA
- a CDS encoding F0F1 ATP synthase subunit B: MNLNATLIAQFVVFFILAGFTMKFVWPPLIKALDERAKKIADGLAAADRGKADLAAAEKRIQGELATARDEGQKRIGEAEKRAQLIIEEAKKTAADEAARIVAAARADAEQQVNKAREELRGDVATLAVKGAEQILKREVNAAAHADLLNQLKTEL, encoded by the coding sequence GTGAACTTAAATGCAACATTGATTGCGCAGTTCGTGGTCTTCTTCATCCTCGCCGGCTTCACGATGAAATTCGTGTGGCCGCCGTTGATCAAGGCGCTCGACGAGCGCGCCAAGAAGATTGCGGACGGATTGGCTGCGGCCGATCGCGGCAAGGCCGACCTGGCCGCCGCTGAAAAGCGCATCCAGGGCGAGCTGGCGACGGCTCGCGATGAAGGCCAGAAGCGCATCGGCGAAGCCGAAAAGCGCGCACAGCTGATCATCGAAGAAGCGAAGAAGACGGCTGCCGACGAGGCCGCCCGTATCGTCGCCGCTGCCCGTGCCGACGCTGAACAGCAAGTGAACAAGGCGCGCGAAGAACTGCGCGGCGATGTCGCTACGCTGGCGGTCAAGGGCGCGGAACAGATCCTGAAGCGCGAAGTGAACGCCGCTGCGCACGCCGACCTGCTGAACCAACTGAAGACAGAGCTGTAA
- a CDS encoding F0F1 ATP synthase subunit delta, protein MAELVTIARPYAEALFRVAKAGSLAAWSDLVTEMAQVAAHPELKAIAHNPSVSHAKLAEVFAAALKTPLSVEAQNFVKTLVENGRLVLLPQIAEQFHELKNAQEGSADAHIASAFELSDAQVKDVVSTLEKKFGRKLIPSVTVDNSLIGGVRVVVGDEVFDTSVRAKLQQLHAALAA, encoded by the coding sequence ATGGCCGAACTCGTAACGATCGCTCGCCCTTACGCAGAAGCCCTGTTCCGTGTGGCCAAGGCAGGCAGCCTGGCAGCCTGGTCCGATCTGGTGACAGAGATGGCCCAGGTGGCAGCGCATCCCGAGCTCAAAGCCATCGCGCACAATCCTTCCGTTTCGCACGCCAAGCTGGCCGAAGTGTTCGCCGCCGCCTTGAAGACCCCGCTCTCCGTCGAGGCGCAGAATTTCGTCAAGACGCTGGTCGAGAACGGCCGCCTGGTGCTGTTGCCGCAGATCGCCGAACAATTCCATGAGCTCAAGAACGCTCAGGAAGGTTCGGCCGACGCGCACATCGCCAGCGCGTTCGAACTGAGCGACGCCCAGGTCAAGGATGTGGTCTCCACGCTGGAGAAGAAGTTCGGCCGCAAGCTGATCCCTTCGGTGACGGTGGACAACAGCCTGATCGGCGGCGTGCGCGTCGTGGTCGGCGACGAAGTGTTCGATACCTCCGTGCGCGCGAAACTGCAGCAGCTGCATGCTGCTCTGGCCGCGTAA
- a CDS encoding c-type cytochrome, producing MSSAHQEHESAIRTPKQLIAAVVAGFLVPIVCIVLLVQYVTNGQKTGAGSDSQTPEMIAARIKPVADDGFTFRDANTPKQLQSGEEIFKSTCAACHAAGVAGAPKVGDEAAWKARIAEGYDTLVSHAINGLRAMPAKGGNPDLDDVEIQRTVVYMANQSGAKFKEPEVKAPAAAPAEGDAPAAAPAK from the coding sequence ATGAGCTCAGCTCATCAAGAACACGAGTCGGCAATCAGGACTCCCAAGCAGTTGATCGCAGCAGTCGTAGCAGGTTTTCTGGTTCCCATCGTATGCATCGTGCTCCTGGTCCAGTACGTGACCAACGGCCAGAAGACCGGCGCCGGATCCGACAGCCAAACGCCCGAGATGATCGCCGCGCGCATCAAGCCGGTGGCAGACGACGGCTTCACCTTCCGTGACGCCAACACTCCCAAGCAACTCCAGTCCGGCGAAGAGATCTTCAAGTCGACCTGTGCCGCCTGCCACGCCGCAGGCGTCGCCGGCGCCCCCAAGGTGGGCGACGAGGCCGCCTGGAAGGCGCGTATCGCCGAAGGCTACGACACGCTGGTGTCGCACGCCATCAACGGCCTGCGCGCCATGCCGGCCAAGGGCGGCAACCCGGACCTGGACGACGTCGAGATCCAGCGCACCGTGGTCTACATGGCCAACCAGTCCGGCGCCAAGTTCAAGGAGCCTGAAGTGAAGGCGCCGGCAGCGGCTCCGGCCGAGGGCGACGCGCCCGCAGCGGCCCCCGCCAAGTAA
- the kefF gene encoding glutathione-regulated potassium-efflux system oxidoreductase KefF — MPKVLILYAHPAAELSRTNRLMIEAAAKLPGVTVNDLYERYPDFIIDVAHEQRLLEQADLVVMQHPIHWYSMPALQKEWVDLVLARGWAFGHDGDALHGKGFWLVASTGGEEQAYAPGGRHGHPFADFLPPYQQTARLCGMRWMEPLILHGAHHLPPVDFQRHVEHYLERLERYPNWE; from the coding sequence ATGCCCAAGGTACTCATCCTCTACGCCCATCCCGCCGCCGAGCTCTCGCGCACCAACCGCCTGATGATCGAGGCCGCCGCCAAGTTGCCCGGCGTGACGGTCAACGACCTCTACGAGCGCTATCCGGATTTCATCATCGACGTCGCCCACGAGCAGCGCTTGCTGGAGCAAGCCGACCTGGTGGTGATGCAGCATCCCATCCACTGGTACAGCATGCCGGCGCTGCAAAAGGAGTGGGTAGACCTGGTGCTGGCGCGCGGCTGGGCCTTCGGCCACGACGGCGACGCGCTGCACGGCAAGGGTTTCTGGCTGGTCGCCTCCACCGGCGGGGAGGAGCAGGCTTATGCGCCGGGCGGACGTCACGGCCATCCCTTCGCCGACTTCCTGCCGCCCTATCAGCAGACCGCGCGCCTGTGCGGCATGCGCTGGATGGAACCGCTGATCCTGCACGGCGCCCACCACCTGCCGCCGGTGGATTTCCAGCGCCACGTCGAGCACTATCTCGAACGCCTGGAACGCTACCCGAACTGGGAATGA